The Candida orthopsilosis Co 90-125, chromosome 7 draft sequence genome has a window encoding:
- a CDS encoding Atp19 h yields the protein MGAAYHIFGKTVQPHQLALATLGSVVLLVIPKPWTVKPVHPSINASSPEEEKFVKEWLAKHEKTEEKH from the coding sequence ATGGGTGCTGCTTATCACATTTTTGGTAAAACCGTTCAACCACATCAATTAGCTCTTGCCACATTAGGTTCAGTAGTATTATTAGTCATTCCAAAACCATGGACCGTTAAGCCTGTCCATCCTTCAATCAATGCCTCATCAccagaagaagagaagtTCGTCAAAGAATGGTTAGCTAAACATGAAAAGACCGAAGAAAAACATTAA